One window of the Piliocolobus tephrosceles isolate RC106 chromosome 17, ASM277652v3, whole genome shotgun sequence genome contains the following:
- the APOBR gene encoding apolipoprotein B receptor, with the protein MYTHFPGCNGGCYGHQEPWAGPGVGTHQGDTGEEEVPSVLGKIGLSWWVGTVIISFLDTQTQTDRMDFLRLHLPGLHQALRGALDSLGTFVSYLLGDAVPTVEREAQEAEELGAVAVGRTGKIVEEEAQETPEGLRGSQNEGAGGLRGPGEDGRPEAGSSAVEQTWGWGDGSSHGSQAERQDSGAGETAKAARCQEPSAPLEARKKSKAGSGACQERSGQAQERQEPDEQEVNREERLRIWEQEEEEEEVRAREPGMARGVESEGTWHGEPEGKAGAGGPKAAGDNRETEQGVRKADAGETEEPGAEGAGKGEEVVVVEKACESTRAWGTRGPGAVPEDWGILGREEARTTPGREEARTILDGEEARTISGEEEAETASGREGAGTAPAREEEAGTASGGDEAWTTSGKEEADLPGVRQTEYGAVSGERLLEATGKVWVLEEEGDEEREAEMSPFPKQVQVLGTERTEEAAESQTAGREAVGGQEAGESFEGQVDLRGKEAEMRWDLEIRADRARLEELVQAEEAQEERGSGRDPAAELPSDGEAEGAADLEVTSEARPEEELPGEESEVAQTSCGPLGVEGGGLTHRVTKGQGPELMGGAQTPSKQPEEREAGEVELQGVLAWSKEEQERSLEAGPRHTESVKPEASEAFPGAWENRTRRDMERGNTQEDAADGEQWEVEAVGGQTPVAEAEGDRESELSEVPEAGGEGLLTTQDTGCGIEEGEASVSENQDLDGSTGADAGPGLSLGEAYARETKDGEAEADRTPRRGWRLQAVAVGLQDPEDAQTGTVAAEVMGGEVDPDVSAAGAGEALEGALGQGWDLKEREETAAGEHAGGQEFGLEGSAEEEVAGRGGQAEAFEAREGGPGGGRVEAEESVGAEDSCGLDRVGSQTARADGMGAMVKAAGLLEEWMLLEEKAVGWQEREQREDSEGRRGDHHPEGEAPRLLDAEGLMVTGGWRAEAKETEPESLEDVRGQEEWPTHQTPTEAAPGSVGEAETAEATSSARGGAASSWSEAPLPGSLLDVSAPRSRVHLSRSSSQRRSRPSFRRTPVLEQQEESPAPNPPEEELSAPEQRPLQPEDPPEPSPLRHDGTPVPARRKPLGHGFDLMHPGMMQELQARLGRPKPQ; encoded by the exons ATGTACACCCATTTCCCGGGCTGCAATGGGGGCTGCTATGGGCATCAGGAGCCAtgggcagggcctggggtggggacACATCAGGGAGACACAGGGGAAGAGGAAGTGCCTTCGGTCCTCGGGAAGATTGGCTTGTCTTGGTGGGTGGGGACGGTCATTATCAGCTTtctggacacacagacacagacagacaggaTGGACTTCCTCCGGCTACACCTCCCTGGGCTGCACCAGGCCTTGAGGGGGGCACTG GATTCCCTCGGCACCTTTGTCTCCTACCTCTTGGGAGATGCAGTCCCCACTGTAGAGCGGGAGGCACAGGAGGCTGAAGAACTGGGGGCGGTGGCCGTGGGAAGGACAGGGAAGATTGTAGAGGAGGAAGCCCAGGAGACCCCGGAGGGCCTTAGAGGCAGCCAAAACGAGGGGGCTGGAGGGCTGAGAGGGCCTGGAGAGGACGGAAGACCTGAAGCGGGGAGCTCAGCTGTGGAACAGACCTGGGGCTGGGGAGATGGCAGCTCCCATGGGTCCCAAGCAGAGAGGCAGGACAGTGGGGCTGGTGAGACAGCCAAGGCTGCCAGGTGCCAGGAGCCAAGTGCCCCCTTGGAGGCCAGAAAGAAATCCAAGGCAGGGTCTGGGGCTTGCCAAGAGAGGAGTGGCCAAGCCCAGGAGAGGCAGGAGCCCGACGAGCAGGAAGTGAACAGAGAGGAGAGGCTGAGAATCTgggaacaggaggaggaggaggaagaggtcaGGGCAAGAGAGCCAGGGATGGCCAGAGGGGTGGAGTCAGAGGGGACCTGGCACGGGGAGCCAGAGGGGAAGGCTGGTGCTGGCGGGCCAAAGGCGGCAGGGGACAACCGGGAGACGGAGCAGGGTGTCAGGAAGGCAGATGCAGGGGAAACTGAGGAGCCTGGGGCCGAAGGGGCTGGGAAAGGAGaagaggtggtggtggtagagaAGGCCTGTGAAAGCACTAGGGCATGGGGGACGCGGGGCCCAGGGGCAGTGCCTGAGGACTGGGGAATCTTAGGCAGAGAGGAGGCCAGAACAACCCCAGGCAGGGAAGAGGCCAGGACAATTTTAGATGGGGAGGAAGCCAGGACAATCTCAGGTGAGGAGGAGGCCGAGACAGCCTCAGGCAGGGAGGGGGCTGGGACAGCCCCGgccagggaggaggaggctgggacagCCTCAGGAGGGGATGAGGCCTGGACAACCTCAGGCAAAGAGGAGGCTGACCTCCCGGGAGTCAGACAGACAGAATATGGAGCAGTCTCAGGAGAAAGGCTCCTAGAGGCTACTGGAAAAGTCTGGGTCCTAGAGGAGGAGGGGGATGAGGAGAGAGAGGCTGAGATGAGCCCTTTCCCCAAACAGGTCCAGGTCCTGGGCACTGAGAGAACAGAAGAGGCTGCTGAGAGCCAGacagcagggagggaggctgtgggaggccaggaggcaggggaGAGCTTTGAGGGTCAGGTGGACCTGCGTgggaaggaggctgagatgaggtGGGACTTGGAGATCAGGGCTGACCGGGCCAGGCTGGAGGAGCTGGTACAGGcagaggaggcccaggaggagagagggagcgGCAGGGATCCAGCGGCTGAGCTGCCCTCAGATGGAGAGGCTGAAGGCGCTGCCGACTTGGAGGTGACTTCAGAGGCCAGGCCTGAGGAGGAGCTCCCAGGGGAGGAGAGCGAGGTGGCCCAGACTAGCTGCGGCCCACTGGGGGTGGAAGGGGGTGGCCTCACACACAGGGTCACCAAAGGCCAGGGACCTGAGCTGATGGGAGGCGCCCAGACCCCAAGTAAGCAACCCGAGGAAAGGGAGGCAGGTGAGGTGGAGCTCCAGGGAGTTCTGGCCTGGAGCAAAGAGGAGCAGGAGAGGAGCCTGGAGGCAGGTCCCAGGCACACAGAGTCTGTAAAGCCGGAGGCCTCCGAGGCCTTCCCAGGAGCCTGGGAAAACCGCACGAGAAGGGACATGGAGAGAGGAAATACCCAGGAGGATGCGGCCGATGGCGAgcagtgggaggtggaggctgtgggagGCCAGACCCCggtggctgaggctgaaggagaCCGAGAGTCTGAACTATCAGAAGTCCCAGAAGCAGGCGGGGAGGGACTGCTGACAACCCAGGACACGGGATGTGGAATTGAGGAGGGAGAGGCGTCTGTCTCAGAGAACCAGGATCTGGATGGAAGCACGGGAGCAGACGCAGGGCCTGGCCTGTCACTGGGAGAGGCCTATGCCAGGGAAACCAAGGatggggaggcggaggctgacAGAACACCCAGGAGAGGCTGGAGGCTGCAGGCGGTGGCTGTGGGCCTCCAGGACCCTGAGGATGCACAGACTGGCACTGTAGCTGCTGAGGTTATGGGGGGTGAGGTGGACCCAGATGTCAGCGCTGCTGGTGCTGGTGAAGCTTTGGAAGGGGCGCTTGGGCAAGGCTGGGActtgaaagaaagggaagagacagCAGCAGGAGAGCATGCAGGTGGGCAGGAATTTGGCCTGGAGGGCTCAGCAGAGGAAGAGGTGGCTGGCAGAGGTGGCCAAGCAGAGGCTTTtgaggccagggagggaggacCTGGGGGAGGGCGGGTAGAGGCAGAGGAATCTGTAGGTGCAGAGGACAGCTGTGGGCTGGATCGCGTGGGCTCCCAGACAGCGAGGGCAGACGGGATGGGAGCCATGGTGAAGGCTGCAGGGCTTCTAGAAGAGTGGATGCTGTTGGAAGAAAAGGCTGTcggatggcaggagagagaacagaGGGAAGACAGTGAGGGGCGGCGTGGGGACCACCACCCTGAGGGAGAGGCACCAAGGCTCCTTGATGCAGAGGGTCTCATGGTGACCGGGGGCTGGAGGGCAGAGGCCAAGGAGACTGAGCCAGAAAGCCTGGAAGACGTCAGGGGCCAGGAGGAGTGGCCAACACACCAGACCCCTACAGAAGCTGCGCCAGGGTCAGTCGGGGAAGCCGAGACAGCTGAGGCCACAAGCAGTGCCAGAGGAGGTGCTGCCAGCAGCTGGAGTGAG GCCCCGCTCCCTGGGTCCCTCCTAGATGTCTCTGCCCCAAGGAGCCGCGTGCATCTCTCGAGAAGCTCCTCACAACGTCGCTCCCGGCCCTCTTTTCGTCGGACTCCAGTCCTGGAGCAGCAGGAGGAGTCTCCAGCCCCCAATCCTCCTGAGGAGGAACTGTCGGCCCCTGAGCAGAGACCCCTCCAGCCGGAGGACCCCCCAGAGCCAAGCCCTCTGAGGCATGATGGGACCCCAGTGCCAGCCAGGAGAAAGCCCCTGGGACATGG GTTTGACCTCATGCACCCTGGCATGATGCAGGAGCTGCAAGCCCGTCTGGGCCGGCCTAAGCCCCAGTGA
- the IL27 gene encoding interleukin-27 subunit alpha isoform X2 produces the protein MGQTAGNLGWRLSLLLLPLLLVQAGVWGFPRPPGRPQLSVQKLQREFTVSLHLARKLLSEVRGQAHRFAESHLPGVNLDLLPLGEQLPDVSLTFQAWRRLSDLERLCFLSTTLQPFRALLGGLGTQGRWTNTERMQLWAMRLDLRDLQRHLRFQVLAAGFHLPEEEEEEEEEEEERKGLLPGALGSTSQGPAQVSWPQLLSTYRLLHSLELILSRAVRDLLLLSKAGHSVWPLGFPTLGPQP, from the exons GGCTCAGCCTGTTGCTGCTTCCTTTGCTCCTGGTTCAAGCTGGTGTCTGGGGATTCCCAAGGCCCCCAGGGAGGCCCCAGCTGAGCGTGCAGAAGCTGCAGAGGGAGTTCACGGTCAGCCTGCATCTCGCCAGGAAGCTGCTCTCCGAGGTTCGGGGCCAGGCCCACCGCTTT GCGGAATCTCACCTGCCAGGAGTGAACCTGGACCTCCTGCCCCTGGGAGAGCAGCTCCCTGATGTTTCCCTGACCTTCCAGGCCTGGCGCCGCCTCTCT GACCTGGAGCGTCTCTGCTTCCTCTCCACCACGCTTCAGCCCTTCCGTGCCCTGCTGGGAGGGCTGGGGACCCAGGGCCGCTGGACCAACACGGAGAGGATGCAGCTGTGGGCCATGAGGCTGGACCTCCGCGATCTGCAGCGGCACCTGCGCTTCCAG GTGCTGGCTGCAGGATTCCACCTcccggaggaggaggaggaggaggaggaggaggaggaggagaggaaggggctgCTCCCAGGGGCACTGGGCAGTACCTCACAGGGGCCGGCCCAGGTGTCCTGGCCCCAACTCCTCTCCACGTACCGCCTGCTGCACTCCTTGGAGCTCATCTTATCTCGGGCCGTGCGGGACTTGCTGCTGCTGTCCAAGGCCGGGCACTCAGTCTGGCCCTTGGGGTTCCCAACACTGGGCCCCCAGCCCTGA
- the IL27 gene encoding interleukin-27 subunit alpha isoform X1: MFPSFSRVLKLSPCLAHPLPISLGLSLLLLPLLLVQAGVWGFPRPPGRPQLSVQKLQREFTVSLHLARKLLSEVRGQAHRFAESHLPGVNLDLLPLGEQLPDVSLTFQAWRRLSDLERLCFLSTTLQPFRALLGGLGTQGRWTNTERMQLWAMRLDLRDLQRHLRFQVLAAGFHLPEEEEEEEEEEEERKGLLPGALGSTSQGPAQVSWPQLLSTYRLLHSLELILSRAVRDLLLLSKAGHSVWPLGFPTLGPQP, from the exons ATGTTCCCTTCCTTCTCCCGAGTTCTTAAGCTCTCTCCCTGTCTCGCCcaccctctccccatctctctagGGCTCAGCCTGTTGCTGCTTCCTTTGCTCCTGGTTCAAGCTGGTGTCTGGGGATTCCCAAGGCCCCCAGGGAGGCCCCAGCTGAGCGTGCAGAAGCTGCAGAGGGAGTTCACGGTCAGCCTGCATCTCGCCAGGAAGCTGCTCTCCGAGGTTCGGGGCCAGGCCCACCGCTTT GCGGAATCTCACCTGCCAGGAGTGAACCTGGACCTCCTGCCCCTGGGAGAGCAGCTCCCTGATGTTTCCCTGACCTTCCAGGCCTGGCGCCGCCTCTCT GACCTGGAGCGTCTCTGCTTCCTCTCCACCACGCTTCAGCCCTTCCGTGCCCTGCTGGGAGGGCTGGGGACCCAGGGCCGCTGGACCAACACGGAGAGGATGCAGCTGTGGGCCATGAGGCTGGACCTCCGCGATCTGCAGCGGCACCTGCGCTTCCAG GTGCTGGCTGCAGGATTCCACCTcccggaggaggaggaggaggaggaggaggaggaggaggagaggaaggggctgCTCCCAGGGGCACTGGGCAGTACCTCACAGGGGCCGGCCCAGGTGTCCTGGCCCCAACTCCTCTCCACGTACCGCCTGCTGCACTCCTTGGAGCTCATCTTATCTCGGGCCGTGCGGGACTTGCTGCTGCTGTCCAAGGCCGGGCACTCAGTCTGGCCCTTGGGGTTCCCAACACTGGGCCCCCAGCCCTGA